In Parabacteroides timonensis, the genomic stretch TGTATACTTTGTAGAGTCTTCTTTTTCAGGTATAAAGATGGTATATCCGTTCCAGGTGGCAGCCAGTAAACGACCGTTTCCCATAGGAACCATTTGATAGACATCCCAATGAGACAATATCTTATCTTTATCTTCAGGTTTATACGTATATTGATCGTAAGCCCCCGACTCCGGATTATAACGGATCGCCCCATTGGCCCAGGTTGAAAGCCAGACATATCCGTCTGCATATAAGAGCCTGTGGACATGTACTTTATTAACCTTCGGCAAATCCCCTTTGTCTATAACCTGGTAAGAGACCGGATCGAACGTTACTATATTCCCCCAATCTGTTGCGATATAAATCATACCTTCCGGTGACTGACATATAGCTGTATAATTGATATTACCTCCGGCCAGATTGGCAAACTCCTTTTCTACCCGGAGATTAACCCCGGTCATATTCTCATCCGGATTCTTCCTGTAATCAATGGAAATAAGATAAAGAGTTTCATTCGATATAGCCCATAAAGAGTTGTCTTTTTGCAATAGTATGTCCTGAACTCCGGTACATTTTTCGGTCAGGTTGACAGGGATATATCGTTCCATCCGCCGGTCAAAACAATATATCTGTCCGTTAGCGATCAGCCAAAGCAGGTTATCTGCTGATTCACGAATATGATTCACTTTCATATACCGTTCATCCAAACCGAAATTCCTGATATTTTTCCCATCATAGCGGCTTAATCCATTATCTGTTCCGAACCACATAAACCCGTCTCTATCTTTATGGATACAGGAAACGGTATTATCGGCCAACCCATTCTGCATAGTAAGTACCCGGATGTCTTTTTCAAAAAAACTATATCCGGACAGGTAGCAAAGAATAAATAATATTATAAATAAAGATCTCCTCATATTCCTCCTTAACAAAGTCCAGTATGTAAACACAAAGAACATTATTACAAAGAAACAAAAAAAGAGGAAGAATACACCAACGCTAACAAAATAAAAAGTCTGCAAAAATAAAGTATGAATAAAACACCCACTATTTTTGAATAAAACACCCGCTACGCTGATACACAGGTTACAAAATAAAGAAAACACCCGTTGTTAATGAAGAAAACGCCTGTTATCCTTTCCAGGTATACCACATACTTTTGCTTACAAACATTTAAAAATTTTAGTATTTACACCTTAAACTAAAAGAGAATGAAGAAGAGAGTCACGTTATTAATCGCGCTGCTGCTTACCAGTATATCTTATATATACGCGCAGCAGCTTACCATTACTGGTACTGTTATCGACAAAAGCCTCGGTGACCCCGTTATCGGAGCTTCCGTATTGGTAGAAGGAACCACAAACGGAACCGTCACAGACATCGACGGTAAGTTTTCAATCAACGCCTCCAAAGGCAATGTATTAAACATTTCTTACATCGGTTACCAGACACAAACGATCAAGTTGGACGGAAATCAAACCGTCCTGACCATCCAACTGGGAGAAGATACTCAAGCGCTGGATGAAGTCGTTGTCGTAGGTTTCGGTTCACAAAAGAAAGTAAACCTGACAGGTGCCGTTTCCACTGTCGACAACAAAGCGTTGTTATCCCGCCCTGTTGCTCAGGTAGGACAGGCTTTGCAGGGTGTCGTTCCCGGGTTGAACATGTCACTCAACAATCAGGGAGGTGCACTGGGTAACGCTTTAAAAGTAAACATTCGTGGTACAGGAACCATCGGCGAAGGCTCGACGGACTCTCCGCTGATCCTGATAGACGGTATCGAAGGAGATATGAATGCTTTGAATCCGGACGATATCGAAAGCATCTCTGTATTGAAAGATGCTGCTGCGTCCAGTATTTATGGTTCACGTGCACCGTTCGGCGTTATTTTGATTACCACTAAAAGTGGCAAAAGCGGTAAAGCTCAAGTAAATTATAGCAACAGTTTCCGTTGGTCAACGGCTACAAACCTGCCGGATATGATGGATTCTTACACGTTTGCCATGTTTTTTAATACTGCTGCATTAAACAGTGGTCAGAATGTACCTTTCAATGATGAAACCATTGGAAGAATCCTGGCGTACCAGCGAGGAGAAATCACGACAACGACCGTACCCAATCCGGGAAACGGAATGTATGAATTCCACCAAAAAGCAAACGATAACCAGAATTGGGCACGTAACCATTTTAAAACAGGTTTTACACAAGAACACAATGTAAATGTGAGCGGAGGTACGGAAAAGCTTACCTATTTCATGTCCGGTGCTTTCATGGACCAAGGCGGTAACATGCGTTATGGAGATGATGATTTCAAACGTATGAATGCCTCTGCTAAAATCAATTCACAGGTAAACGACTGGCTGCAAATAGGAATCAACACTCGTTTCATCCGTGAAGAACTCGATCGTCCGACATATGCAAATGACGATCCGGATAACACAGCCAACGGGGTTAGTGTCGGCTTGTATTATCATGATATTTCAAGAACATGGCCTACTATGCCTTTCAAAGATCCGAACGGTCATTATATGCGTAATTCCAAAATCATCCAGATAGAGGATGGCGGACGCTACAAACGCAGAAAAGACATTATCTATACACAGGCTAATTTTACGATCACTCCTGTCAAAGACTGGAACATCCGCGGAGATGTAAGCCTGAAAGCAGAACATATAAACAAAGACGAAAACCTGGCTAAAATTTATGAATACAACTCAGACAACGAGCCTGTTGCCCTGGCATTTGCCGGTTCATACGGACCAGGCGCTACCTATGCCTGGTCCTCGGCACAGGACAATAATCTACTGACCACCAGTTTATACACCGATTACTACAAGTCTGTCCAAAAAAACAACTTCAAGGTAATGGTCGGATTCAACTCCGAGTTGTATAAACAAAATTACGTCTATGCCAGACGCGACGATGTCATCAGCGATGAAGTACCCAGTATCGATGCCAGTATGGGTAAAGACTATACAGCAGCC encodes the following:
- a CDS encoding SusC/RagA family TonB-linked outer membrane protein; this translates as MKKRVTLLIALLLTSISYIYAQQLTITGTVIDKSLGDPVIGASVLVEGTTNGTVTDIDGKFSINASKGNVLNISYIGYQTQTIKLDGNQTVLTIQLGEDTQALDEVVVVGFGSQKKVNLTGAVSTVDNKALLSRPVAQVGQALQGVVPGLNMSLNNQGGALGNALKVNIRGTGTIGEGSTDSPLILIDGIEGDMNALNPDDIESISVLKDAAASSIYGSRAPFGVILITTKSGKSGKAQVNYSNSFRWSTATNLPDMMDSYTFAMFFNTAALNSGQNVPFNDETIGRILAYQRGEITTTTVPNPGNGMYEFHQKANDNQNWARNHFKTGFTQEHNVNVSGGTEKLTYFMSGAFMDQGGNMRYGDDDFKRMNASAKINSQVNDWLQIGINTRFIREELDRPTYANDDPDNTANGVSVGLYYHDISRTWPTMPFKDPNGHYMRNSKIIQIEDGGRYKRRKDIIYTQANFTITPVKDWNIRGDVSLKAEHINKDENLAKIYEYNSDNEPVALAFAGSYGPGATYAWSSAQDNNLLTTSLYTDYYKSVQKNNFKVMVGFNSELYKQNYVYARRDDVISDEVPSIDASMGKDYTAANKKEWATAGFFGRLNYDYDGRYLAEINVRYDGSSRFLKDKRWNVFPSFSLGYNIAREAFWESISDYVGTLKPRFSWGKLGNQNTKDFYPFYPAQPLGMKNGKWLIAGQMPTTATAPLMVSDLMTWEKITTTNVGVDFGAFSNRLSGSIEWFKRNTDDMVGPPEEKSSIIGIDNDKLPRINNAAMTTNGWELALNWNDRIGKVGYTIGFTLADARSKITKYPNEAQIIDRKNSDGNIEYVPYNGRYMGDIWGFETIGIAKTDEEMQAHLATTDQSEIGSKWGAGDIMYKDLNNDGKISTGSNTVGDPGDRKIIGNETPRYQVGITLGADWNGFDFRAFFQGVCKRDIWLNGNFFWGATGGLWQSIGYKEHFDYFRPEGDAMGANLNSYFPKPYFDSNADKNQKTQTGYLQSAAYLRLKNLQVGYTVPTYLVNKIGLSKVRVYFSGDNLFTISSIFGVFDPEAVGGSWGNGKIYPLSRTLSCGVNVSF